A stretch of the Uranotaenia lowii strain MFRU-FL chromosome 3, ASM2978415v1, whole genome shotgun sequence genome encodes the following:
- the LOC129754470 gene encoding adenosine deaminase AGSA-like, with product MSRLSYEAFLAQRKEIIQQEESRALGADIVLTEDETKVNEFVMKLKKAELEEGFNAPVEFAPSRHFFQVLDKISQSPLYQLLRKMPKGGILHTHDTAMGNTDAIIQATHREHLWQSGDFGGSNPIHYRFSKTKPAPIDGAGEWHLVSDIRKELGSEKYDLNVKNLLSLFHQDPHHAYHCVNHVWSKFAQIFITLEPLVTYKPVWDEYYLHALEQTYADNVCYVEFRGLLPPVYDLEGKIYTSEEIVQNYIDLTEQFQQAHPDFVGVKFIYAPLRIVDDNTYAQYFDTAEKLHKRFPTFMAGFDLVGQEDLGRPFTDVNDRLLNMSPTIQFFFHAGETNWCGLSDDNLIDAILLGTKRIGHGFAAVKHPRVLEEIKKRNICIELNPISNQVLKLVDDMRNHVGAILFSDNYPVVVSSDDPAFWCASPLSHDFYVAFLGLASARQDLRLLKKLALNSIEYSAMSPAEKDEAKQKWTVAWNKFIAETLKSIS from the exons ATGTCGCGTTTGTCTTACGAAGCATTCTTGGCGCAGCGCAAAGAGATAATCCAACAGGAGGAAAGCCGTGCCCTTGGCGCAGACATCGTTCTGACCGAAGATGAGACAAAGGTCAACGAATTTGTAATGAAGCTGAAGAAGGCCGAGTTGGAGGAAGGCTTCAATGCACCGGTCGAGTTTGCACCATCGCGTCATTTCTTCCAAGTGCTGGACAAAATAAGTCAATCACCGCTTTACCAGTTGCTTCGAAAGATGCCCAAAGGCGGTATTCTTCACACGCACGATACAGCCATGGGCAACACAGATGCTATCATTCAAGCTACTCACCGGGAACACCTTTGGCAAAGTGGAGATTTCGGTGGCTCGAATCCGATTCACTACCGCTTTTCGAAAACAAAACCGGCCCCAATCGATGGTGCCGGCGAGTGGCACCTCGTGTCTGACATCCGCAAGGAACTTGGCTCTGAAAAGTATGATCTAAACGTCAAAAACTTGCTCTCATTATTCCACCAAGATCCACACCACGCCTACCATTGCGTTAATCACGTTTGGAGTAAGTTTGCTCAGATTTTCATCACTCTAGAACCCCTCGTTACCTACAAACCTGTTTGGGATGAATATTACCTTCACGCGCTGGAGCAAACTTATGCCGATAATGTGTGCTACGTTGAATTCCGGGGCCTTTTGCCACCAGTCTATGATTTGGAGGGAAAAATTTACACCTCCGAAGAAATTGTACAAAACTACATAGACCTCACCGAGCAGTTCCAGCAAGCTCATCCGGATTTTGTTGGTGTCAAATTTATCTACGCACCACTCCGTATCGTGGACGATAACACCTACGCTCAGTATTTTGATACTGCCGAGAAACTACACAAGCGATTCCCTACATTTATGGCTGGGTTCGATTTGGTGGGACAGGAAGATCTGGGACGGCCATTCACCGATGTCAATGATCGGCTGCTCAACATGAGCCCCACCATCCAATTCTTTTTCCATGCCGGAGAAACAAACTGGTGCGGACTATCCGACGATAATTTG ATTGACGCCATTCTGCTGGGAACGAAACGCATCGGCCACGGATTTGCTGCCGTCAAGCATCCGCGAGTGTTGGAGGAAATCAAGAAGCGGAACATTTGTATCGAGCTGAATCCGATTTCGAATCAGGTGCTCAAACTGGTCGACGACATGCGGAACCACGTGGGAGCGATCCTATTCTCGGACAATTATCCGGTGGTGGTATCCTCAGATGATCCGGCCTTCTGGTGTGCGTCCCCGCTGAGTCACGACTTTTACGTAGCCTTTCTGGGATTGGCCTCAGCTCGGCAGGATTTGCGGTTACTGAAAAAGCTGGCCCTAAACAGCATAGAGTACAGTGCAATGTCTCCGGCCGAGAAGGACGAGGCCAAACAGAAGTGGACCGTCGCTTGGAACAAATTTATCGCCGaaactttgaaatcaatttcatga